A region from the Candidatus Electrothrix scaldis genome encodes:
- a CDS encoding PqqD family protein: protein MNVRSSAVFRHADNIVTRKVMDETLLVPISGEMASMDSLYSLNDTGAFLWQSFDGKRSLSDIGRKMAEQYDASIEVIEADLIEITAGLAEAGLLISEGEN from the coding sequence ATGAATGTGCGATCTTCCGCTGTCTTTCGACATGCGGATAATATAGTGACCCGCAAGGTGATGGATGAAACATTGCTGGTTCCGATTTCCGGCGAGATGGCATCTATGGATAGCCTCTACTCTCTGAATGATACCGGAGCATTTCTCTGGCAGTCTTTTGACGGAAAACGCTCGTTATCTGACATCGGTCGGAAGATGGCAGAGCAATATGATGCTTCTATTGAAGTGATTGAAGCGGACCTTATTGAAATAACTGCCGGATTGGCTGAAGCCGGACTGCTGATATCCGAAGGCGAAAACTGA
- a CDS encoding Uma2 family endonuclease — MGEAAKRYAVYEDLLSLPENIVGEILNGVLETHPRPAPRHARASSSLGGKIVTPYDHGQGGPGGWWILDEPELHLDVDVMVPDLAGWQRARMPELPQTAWFECVPDWVCEVLSPSTGKTDRAVKMPLYAHYGVQYLWLVDPDLQTLEAYQLQPESSGNKWVLLKTLQDDQSVSLPPFTEISFDLSVLWA; from the coding sequence ATGGGAGAAGCAGCAAAGCGCTACGCAGTCTACGAAGATTTGTTGAGCCTGCCTGAAAATATTGTGGGTGAGATCCTGAACGGAGTTTTAGAAACCCATCCAAGACCGGCTCCCCGCCATGCAAGGGCATCTTCCTCATTGGGAGGAAAGATTGTCACTCCCTATGATCACGGACAAGGTGGTCCCGGAGGTTGGTGGATTCTTGACGAACCAGAGCTTCATCTGGATGTCGATGTAATGGTTCCTGATCTGGCGGGTTGGCAACGCGCGCGCATGCCGGAACTGCCGCAAACCGCCTGGTTTGAATGTGTACCGGATTGGGTCTGCGAGGTGCTTTCTCCCTCAACCGGTAAGACGGATCGAGCTGTGAAGATGCCTTTATATGCCCATTACGGAGTGCAGTATCTGTGGTTGGTTGATCCGGATCTGCAAACCTTGGAGGCCTATCAACTGCAACCCGAATCATCAGGAAATAAATGGGTGTTGCTCAAAACCTTGCAGGATGACCAGAGCGTTTCATTACCGCCCTTTACAGAAATTAGTTTTGATTTATCGGTGTTGTGGGCGTAA
- a CDS encoding S26 family signal peptidase gives MSTSSIISIRELGALDLVCFLLQRTVSVRIKVSGKSMRPLLRGGETVEIVPFDERCPPKIGDILLTCDQHGNPLVHRMCRKYCIHNEWYVQTKGDACAYFDSPVPLSQILGRVQRIFNNDTVVDLQHPFFRIKSQLIVNLGVTKYYIRRAALLAKKQYMKVAA, from the coding sequence ATGAGTACCTCTTCGATTATTAGTATCCGGGAGCTGGGGGCTCTGGATTTAGTATGTTTCCTCTTGCAACGCACTGTCTCTGTCCGCATTAAGGTCTCTGGTAAATCTATGCGGCCTTTACTCAGGGGTGGTGAAACCGTGGAAATCGTGCCGTTTGATGAAAGGTGTCCACCAAAGATAGGAGATATCTTGTTGACATGTGATCAGCACGGCAATCCTCTTGTTCATCGGATGTGCAGAAAATATTGTATTCATAATGAATGGTATGTGCAGACCAAAGGTGATGCCTGCGCATATTTTGATAGCCCGGTGCCCTTGAGCCAGATTTTAGGACGTGTACAACGTATTTTCAATAATGATACAGTGGTTGACCTTCAGCACCCTTTTTTCCGGATCAAATCGCAGCTTATTGTCAATCTCGGTGTAACAAAGTATTATATACGGAGGGCGGCATTGTTGGCAAAAAAACAATATATGAAAGTGGCCGCCTGA
- a CDS encoding choice-of-anchor J domain-containing protein codes for MSRLVGAVFFLFISSANLFAGTVVLEEGFGLNNACQIPVNWEVQDLLEEEHEAGSCDWKWRLNQDLDENHTGTDTDDDEGCFVLADSDECGPETSVDTVLVTPVIDCTDLSGTSLSFKYDAYEQLDRSSFTVEISTNNGVNWTTVWQQNQSDRGPKTATIDLSAEADRQSSVRIRFRYTASFDWWWQVDDVVVSSSAPFNWLLFLPAITGGIQRQ; via the coding sequence ATGAGCAGATTGGTTGGTGCAGTGTTTTTTTTGTTTATCTCTTCTGCAAATCTATTTGCTGGCACAGTGGTGCTGGAGGAAGGTTTTGGGCTTAATAACGCTTGCCAGATTCCTGTTAATTGGGAAGTGCAGGACCTTCTTGAAGAAGAACATGAGGCTGGTTCCTGCGATTGGAAGTGGAGACTCAATCAAGATTTGGATGAAAATCATACTGGCACTGACACTGACGACGACGAAGGTTGCTTTGTCCTTGCTGACAGTGACGAATGCGGGCCGGAGACAAGTGTGGATACAGTACTTGTCACGCCTGTAATTGATTGTACAGATTTAAGCGGTACAAGCCTTTCCTTTAAATACGATGCCTATGAACAGTTAGACCGTAGCAGTTTTACTGTGGAAATTTCAACCAATAATGGAGTGAACTGGACGACAGTATGGCAGCAGAATCAGTCTGATCGTGGTCCGAAAACAGCAACCATAGACCTCAGTGCGGAAGCAGACAGACAGTCCTCCGTGCGTATCCGCTTTCGTTACACGGCCTCATTTGATTGGTGGTGGCAGGTTGATGATGTTGTTGTCTCCTCCTCTGCTCCATTTAATTGGCTCCTGTTTTTGCCCGCAATCACAGGCGGCATCCAGAGACAATGA
- the htpG gene encoding molecular chaperone HtpG has protein sequence MSTQVETKQFQAETRKVLDIVINSLYTERDIFVRELVSNASDALEKFRHLSLTEQPEFDAHVPLEINIDCDDKKHTLTITDTGIGMTAQELEENLGTIAHSGSGKFVEELAEAAKKDVSLIGQFGVGFYSAFMAAKTVTVQTRSWDGSEGHEWHSDGNGTYSIQPCEGLHRGTKIIIELKDDAEEYGQKFTLERIIKQYSTFIPFPVKVEGNKVNTVEAIWSRSKSEITEEEYNEFYKFVGNAYDEPIHRLHFSADAPLAINALLFVPKENFETLGMGRMEPGVNLYCQKVLIDQHSKNILPEWLRFIKGVVDSEDLPLNISRQSLQDNALVMKLRKVITKRFLKYMAEEAKKDNDKYLEFWKTFGFFLKEGVTSDFEYQKELSALLRFESSATEAGNMTSLQEYVDRMKEGQDEIYYINGPSRGAIENGPYVEMFKKRDIEILYTLEPIDDFVLSHLGEFEGKKLLSADRADLRLPESTEKNDETQDDAGEEKLAEAVQTSLCKWMKEVLGDKVKEVKSSTRLVDSPAMIVNADAYMTSSMERILAAQGKSGKDNPMMTGKKEMEINPASSLIKKMADLRSKDQDFAKEIAEQIYDNAMIQAGLVIDPQEMVNRNYRILERMSGQ, from the coding sequence ATGAGTACACAGGTTGAAACCAAACAATTTCAGGCAGAGACCCGCAAGGTTCTCGACATCGTCATCAATTCCCTTTACACCGAGCGCGACATCTTTGTCCGCGAGCTGGTTTCCAACGCCTCAGATGCCTTGGAAAAATTCCGCCACCTTTCCCTCACAGAGCAACCGGAATTTGATGCCCACGTCCCGTTGGAAATCAATATCGACTGTGATGATAAGAAACACACCCTGACTATTACCGATACCGGTATCGGCATGACAGCCCAGGAACTAGAGGAAAACCTGGGAACCATCGCCCATTCCGGTTCTGGAAAATTCGTGGAAGAATTGGCAGAAGCCGCTAAAAAGGATGTCAGCCTGATCGGTCAATTTGGCGTGGGTTTTTATTCTGCCTTTATGGCAGCAAAAACAGTTACCGTACAAACCCGTTCCTGGGACGGCAGCGAGGGTCATGAGTGGCACTCTGACGGCAACGGTACCTATAGCATCCAGCCCTGCGAAGGTTTGCACCGGGGAACCAAAATTATCATTGAGCTAAAAGACGATGCAGAAGAGTACGGGCAAAAGTTTACCTTAGAGCGCATCATTAAACAATATTCCACCTTTATTCCCTTTCCAGTAAAAGTGGAAGGAAATAAAGTTAATACTGTAGAAGCGATCTGGAGCCGCTCCAAAAGCGAGATCACTGAAGAAGAATACAACGAATTCTATAAGTTCGTTGGCAATGCCTATGATGAGCCCATTCATCGTCTCCATTTTTCTGCTGATGCACCGCTGGCCATCAATGCCCTGCTCTTTGTTCCCAAAGAAAATTTCGAAACCCTGGGCATGGGTCGCATGGAACCGGGCGTGAACCTCTACTGCCAGAAGGTACTAATTGATCAGCACAGCAAAAATATTCTGCCCGAGTGGTTGCGTTTTATCAAGGGTGTGGTGGATTCCGAAGATTTGCCGCTGAATATCTCCCGTCAGTCGCTCCAGGATAACGCCCTGGTCATGAAACTGCGCAAAGTTATCACCAAACGCTTCCTCAAGTACATGGCAGAGGAAGCAAAAAAAGACAACGACAAGTATCTGGAGTTTTGGAAGACCTTTGGTTTTTTCCTCAAAGAGGGCGTCACCTCAGATTTTGAATATCAGAAAGAGTTGTCAGCACTGTTGCGCTTTGAATCATCTGCCACCGAGGCAGGTAACATGACCTCTTTACAGGAATATGTGGACCGAATGAAAGAGGGGCAAGACGAGATCTACTACATCAACGGTCCCAGCAGGGGCGCCATCGAGAATGGTCCCTATGTAGAGATGTTCAAAAAACGGGATATTGAGATCCTCTACACCTTAGAGCCTATTGATGACTTTGTTCTCTCACACTTAGGCGAGTTTGAGGGTAAGAAACTTCTTTCTGCTGACCGGGCTGACCTTCGCTTGCCGGAAAGCACCGAGAAAAACGATGAGACCCAGGATGACGCAGGTGAGGAGAAACTGGCAGAGGCTGTCCAGACTTCACTCTGTAAATGGATGAAGGAGGTTCTGGGCGATAAGGTCAAGGAAGTAAAATCATCCACCCGCCTGGTGGATAGCCCGGCCATGATCGTTAATGCCGACGCCTACATGACCTCCTCAATGGAGCGTATCCTGGCGGCCCAAGGCAAGAGCGGAAAGGATAATCCGATGATGACCGGAAAAAAAGAAATGGAAATCAACCCGGCCAGCTCATTGATCAAGAAGATGGCAGATCTGCGGAGCAAGGATCAGGACTTTGCCAAGGAGATAGCAGAACAGATCTATGATAATGCTATGATTCAAGCTGGATTAGTTATTGATCCACAGGAGATGGTGAACCGCAACTATCGCATCCTGGAGCGGATGTCAGGGCAGTAA
- a CDS encoding DUF3365 domain-containing protein — protein sequence MLWTGLIALSLAWSIHVERRQLTELVENEARSHFNKDQAFRFWASSHGGVYVPVTEDTPPNPNLSHIPERDITTPSGKKLTLMNPAYMLHQMMNQFEELYGVKGRITSLQYLNPENAPDAWETKALQAFEQGVKEVLEYTEIEGQPYLRLMRPMIAQVDCLKCHAKQGYKEGDIRGGVGISLPLASFQQSSNEVIRQMCWVYALLWLVLLPVFYFFLRKMQSRLQERMEHEAELERWADVFEHAQCGLALSKSGGFSLDVLNPAFAGIHSFQPDELVGKPYLSLVEEDLQDAITEQLQVLEGDESHIFETRHTRKTGESFPVEVNITFVAGSDGKKERRIINVRDISERKEAVRLIAQARDEWQRTFDAINEIIFFLDPTLRVLRANRAAEQFFNAEPGGLVGMHCFEIFREASFPCDGCPALRSIQEKKTLSCQIKHQDNEHANFFLVSSAPLFDEAGAVTAVVCFAKNISEQKLLESKIRQAQKMEAIGTLAGGIAHDFNNILSPIMGYAEILSESLSEGSVESFQAQQIYNAALRARDLVQQILGFSRQADQTLQPVEPHLIVKEALKLLRSSIPASIEIKQCIDNSCGKIMADPTQIHQVVVNLCTNAYQAMMETGGTLGVAMRPLVLTAEDIVYGLRPGPYIMLEVSDTGCGIAPEFIEKIYEPYFTTKKEQGGTGLGLATVHAIVCEHKGAISVYSESEQGTTFRIYFPRFHEKNEQEDSLSLGASRGERGTEHILVVDDEQAVVDITRYMLMQLGYTVTTETDSLAAWELFSQQPEDFDLIITDMAMPKMTGIELAKKILEQRPDLPIILCTGFSEMMNEEKAKALGVKEYLMKPVLRNKLSASVWKALGKSKGKEGETGEGEE from the coding sequence ATGCTTTGGACAGGCCTGATTGCCCTGTCTCTGGCCTGGAGCATCCATGTGGAGCGCCGCCAGCTCACAGAATTGGTAGAGAATGAGGCGCGGTCCCATTTTAATAAGGATCAGGCCTTTCGTTTTTGGGCTTCTTCGCATGGAGGCGTTTATGTGCCTGTCACGGAGGACACTCCGCCAAATCCGAACCTGAGCCATATTCCAGAAAGGGATATTACGACGCCTTCCGGTAAAAAGCTCACCCTGATGAACCCAGCTTATATGCTGCATCAGATGATGAATCAGTTTGAGGAGTTGTACGGGGTGAAAGGACGTATTACCAGTTTGCAATATTTGAACCCAGAGAATGCACCCGATGCCTGGGAGACAAAGGCGCTGCAAGCCTTTGAGCAGGGCGTTAAGGAGGTTCTTGAGTATACAGAGATAGAAGGGCAGCCCTATCTGCGTCTTATGCGCCCTATGATTGCGCAGGTTGATTGCCTGAAATGTCATGCCAAGCAGGGGTATAAGGAAGGGGATATTCGTGGCGGAGTAGGAATCTCTTTGCCTTTAGCGTCTTTTCAGCAATCCAGTAATGAGGTGATCCGACAGATGTGTTGGGTGTATGCCCTGCTTTGGCTGGTGTTGCTCCCTGTTTTCTATTTTTTCCTCAGAAAAATGCAGAGCCGACTCCAGGAAAGAATGGAACATGAGGCAGAGCTGGAAAGATGGGCTGATGTTTTTGAACATGCTCAATGCGGCCTTGCTCTGAGTAAGTCAGGAGGATTTTCTCTGGATGTACTGAATCCGGCTTTTGCCGGAATACATAGCTTCCAACCTGATGAATTGGTGGGTAAACCCTATCTCAGTCTGGTTGAGGAAGATTTGCAGGATGCAATTACAGAGCAGCTGCAAGTACTTGAAGGCGATGAATCGCATATTTTTGAGACCCGCCATACCCGCAAAACCGGGGAGAGTTTTCCTGTCGAGGTGAATATAACCTTTGTTGCTGGTAGTGATGGAAAGAAAGAACGCCGGATAATAAATGTTCGGGATATTAGTGAGAGAAAGGAGGCTGTACGGCTGATTGCCCAGGCCCGTGATGAATGGCAACGGACCTTTGATGCGATTAATGAAATAATCTTTTTCCTCGATCCCACCCTGCGGGTATTGCGCGCGAACAGAGCAGCGGAGCAGTTTTTCAATGCCGAGCCTGGGGGACTTGTAGGAATGCATTGTTTTGAGATCTTCCGTGAGGCCTCTTTTCCCTGTGATGGCTGTCCAGCTCTCCGATCCATACAGGAGAAAAAAACATTATCCTGCCAGATAAAACACCAGGATAATGAGCATGCAAATTTCTTTTTGGTATCTTCAGCCCCTCTTTTTGATGAGGCCGGTGCGGTGACGGCCGTTGTTTGCTTTGCCAAGAATATTTCCGAGCAAAAACTGCTGGAGTCCAAAATCCGTCAGGCCCAGAAAATGGAGGCGATCGGTACCCTTGCCGGTGGCATTGCCCATGACTTTAATAATATTCTGTCTCCCATTATGGGCTATGCAGAAATATTGAGCGAAAGCCTGTCTGAGGGCTCGGTGGAGAGCTTTCAGGCCCAGCAGATATACAATGCTGCGCTTCGGGCAAGAGACTTGGTCCAGCAGATTCTCGGCTTCAGCAGGCAAGCTGATCAAACACTGCAGCCAGTGGAACCACATCTTATCGTTAAAGAGGCCTTAAAGCTCCTTCGCTCCTCTATCCCGGCTTCTATTGAGATTAAGCAGTGCATTGATAATTCTTGCGGCAAGATCATGGCTGATCCTACCCAGATCCATCAGGTGGTGGTTAATCTCTGTACCAATGCCTATCAGGCCATGATGGAAACCGGCGGAACCTTAGGCGTTGCCATGCGTCCCCTTGTCCTGACTGCTGAAGATATAGTCTATGGATTACGGCCTGGGCCATATATTATGCTGGAGGTAAGTGATACCGGCTGCGGAATCGCTCCGGAATTCATAGAGAAAATTTATGAGCCCTATTTTACAACCAAAAAGGAACAGGGCGGAACAGGATTGGGCCTTGCCACAGTGCATGCTATTGTCTGCGAACATAAGGGGGCGATATCTGTCTACTCTGAGTCAGAACAGGGGACTACTTTTCGGATCTATTTTCCTCGTTTCCATGAAAAAAATGAGCAGGAGGATAGTCTGTCTCTTGGGGCGAGCCGAGGAGAACGAGGAACAGAGCATATCCTTGTCGTTGATGATGAACAGGCCGTTGTCGATATTACCCGCTATATGTTGATGCAGCTTGGCTATACGGTGACCACGGAAACAGACAGTCTTGCGGCCTGGGAGCTTTTTAGTCAACAGCCAGAAGACTTTGACCTTATTATCACTGATATGGCTATGCCTAAGATGACCGGAATAGAGCTGGCAAAAAAGATTTTGGAGCAACGACCGGATTTGCCCATTATTTTATGCACCGGTTTCAGTGAGATGATGAACGAGGAAAAGGCCAAGGCCCTTGGTGTTAAAGAGTATTTAATGAAGCCAGTGCTCAGGAATAAATTGTCTGCCAGTGTCTGGAAGGCTTTGGGTAAGAGTAAGGGTAAGGAAGGGGAAACGGGAGAAGGAGAGGAGTAG
- a CDS encoding radical SAM protein → MTEQREQEDQACSCPAEQSDIKRYFAQASQARIPLAACFELTRRCTFRCVHCYLGDQKEIHRHRYRELDTEKVLALFDEMVDAGTLFLHLTGGDPMLRPDFLGIYQQAVRRGLLVTVFCNGTLITDEIIRTFVKYPPRVVEITLYGATAPTFEAITQKKGSFAACMKGIERLRQAKVRLRLKTMVMTLNVDEFSAMRQLAEDMGLQFRHDCSLHGALPNDDNGGKSNTGRSLHDPLQYRLPPEQAAAVDMSVDEVAVKLIEQAQSAPLKKRPNKLYQCSAGKSAFHVTPYGRLQPCLMIVQTYGLTLGRNGIQAGWNGRLKQFTKCTATSSFPCNSCPDRGRICTICPGIFSLASGNPEEVDSFYCQYAEHRDKEIKKIQKGVSNECK, encoded by the coding sequence ATGACAGAACAGAGAGAACAAGAGGACCAGGCTTGTTCATGCCCCGCCGAGCAAAGTGATATCAAACGGTATTTTGCTCAGGCTTCTCAGGCTCGAATTCCTTTGGCCGCCTGCTTCGAGCTGACCCGTCGCTGCACTTTTCGCTGTGTTCACTGCTACCTGGGAGATCAGAAGGAAATTCATCGACATCGTTATAGGGAGCTGGATACGGAAAAAGTTCTTGCTCTGTTTGATGAAATGGTGGATGCCGGAACCCTGTTTCTCCATCTCACCGGGGGCGATCCTATGCTTCGCCCTGATTTTTTGGGAATTTATCAACAGGCGGTTCGTCGCGGCCTGTTGGTGACGGTTTTCTGTAACGGCACCTTGATCACAGATGAAATTATCCGTACCTTTGTCAAATATCCCCCAAGAGTGGTTGAAATCACCCTGTACGGTGCGACTGCGCCGACCTTTGAAGCAATAACGCAAAAAAAAGGTTCTTTTGCCGCCTGCATGAAGGGAATTGAGCGGTTGCGACAGGCAAAAGTACGGCTCCGCCTCAAGACTATGGTCATGACTTTGAATGTGGATGAGTTTTCAGCGATGCGGCAGCTGGCTGAAGATATGGGCTTGCAATTTCGTCATGACTGTTCTTTACATGGGGCTTTGCCCAATGATGACAACGGCGGAAAAAGTAATACAGGAAGGAGCTTGCACGATCCTCTGCAATACCGATTGCCTCCGGAGCAGGCTGCGGCTGTTGATATGAGTGTTGATGAGGTGGCAGTGAAACTAATTGAACAGGCACAGTCTGCCCCTCTGAAAAAACGGCCAAACAAATTGTATCAATGCAGTGCTGGTAAGTCAGCATTTCATGTTACTCCTTACGGAAGATTGCAGCCCTGCTTGATGATTGTTCAGACCTATGGCTTGACTCTTGGCAGGAATGGAATTCAGGCAGGCTGGAACGGAAGACTTAAGCAGTTTACGAAATGCACAGCAACTAGTTCGTTTCCCTGTAATAGCTGTCCCGACAGAGGAAGGATATGTACAATTTGTCCTGGAATTTTTTCTTTAGCATCTGGCAATCCTGAAGAGGTTGACTCTTTTTATTGTCAATATGCAGAACATCGCGATAAAGAAATAAAAAAAATACAGAAAGGGGTGAGCAATGAATGCAAGTAA